Within Primulina tabacum isolate GXHZ01 chromosome 5, ASM2559414v2, whole genome shotgun sequence, the genomic segment CTAGGCGTAACGCTTctccataaataaataatttaaattttctcgATTTTTGCATAAAGCCATGCATCAGATAATTTCATCCACAAATCAAAATTATTGCCTATGATGAAATTTGTATAATGTATATCAGGTTCATGTTTGGAAATGTGATTGTTTTTCCAATTTTTTGAATCCAAAACAATTTCACTAGCCTTTCagtttttttgtttaaaaaaattctttctATTTAATTAGATTGTTGAACGATCCATATCCATAATATTCAATATCCTCGACTTCCAACAATAATTTCTACTTTAATTTCATAGAtgtgcaaaaataaaaataaagaatgcttgattatatatatatatatatatatatatatatattcataaatTGAAAGGTCGACCTTTGGAAATCTGAAAAATTAGATGAATAAGTCAAGAGAAATATAAATTCTAAAGTCTCTACGATGTCTATTTGTATAGAGAGGTTTAGAAAAGAGGTTGCTAATTGGCAACACATAATGGATTGACTGATGATTTTAAAcgacataaatttaaaatctatgATCTATTTAGCAAAAAATTAAGAATGAAAATTTAATTCATATTTAAGTAATACAAAAGTTAATTTATGCAAActtaataatctcatattaattgattttaaatcatTTGTATTTCCAAATAAAACGCCATGTATAATAAGTTGaggaaataattaattattaattaacatATACGTGAAGGGAATCGACAGCTATATGAATGAATATATGTTTGCAAAAATTAAACCAAGTTGGCCTTCAAAGTTTGGTAAACGATCTATACtaatccttatattatatacgaatatgatattaattaaatttctggtgcattatattttttttatccaaaatGGTAAAGTACGTAACAGTAGGTTAGGCAAGTTGCGCGTAATATTATTTATGGGTTGTGGTGATTAATTaatgcatgcatgcaagttgCGAATTGAGTTTGGCTGCAACTTGGAGAGCAAGTGGCTCGTGCTAGCTGTCATTTAATCGCTTTGCTTCTACTTATATTAAACATCTATACCTACATAGTACCTATATAGTAAGGAGATGCCCCTGATATAGACAAAAGTGgatcccaaatttttttttccaattttccccttatataatataaatattacattttattttttttaatttttttttacttttgtttttttttaatttcaataattcaaatatcACTTTAATTCCTccgataatttgtcaaatttttctttagtctatcgataatgataaaaaagaatGTACATACGCATCGCGTGTGCAGAGGgtcttatatattattataatgttCATGGTTGCTAGCGATATCGAGTttgttttttaagatttttttcaaaaaatatttatgtattttaaaatataagattttctagtattttttttttactttttagaagtgaattttcaaaatgataattttttattaattaaatttaaatttgtaaTCTTAATTTTGAACCTCGACACTTCGCAAGGCTCTCTggtttattcaaattttcatcTATACTTTGGTTTGGTTTTCAGAAAAAATAAAGTtagtttttcaaaattataaatACTCCacacataataaaataaataaattataagacAAAACTtgcaaataaattttattttttctaaaaacaAAACCAAATATATACCCCATTTCCCagtataatttttataaaaaaaatattttctcgaagCAACCCTCTGGAAACAAGACAATAAATACACTTTATACTTATGACGATTAACATGCATCTTTcaatgaaaaatctatttttcatCTTACAATTTTTTTTGTCTAAATGACGATAACATATGATGtcatatgttttatttattaaattaaattagaagTAGGTCTCttctgagacggtctcacgaatctttatctgtgagacgggtcaaccctatcgatccatcctatcacggattttGGCTCCCCCGACTTAAACCAGCCAATCGGGGAATCATTTTGTAAGTTGGTCTAATTGAATTTTTTGTTCTTTAGGCAGTCGAAATTTGTTAATAGTGCAAAACCATAAAACCGATATTTTTGCACTTTCAGACCATTGCATCGGAGTTTTGATGCGAGTAGAATAgactaaaatttgaaaataaaaagggGACTTATTTAAGACTAAATTTTgactaattaattaatgatcaaaatctaaaatagaCCAATTTACATGATAATTATGTTGATTTTTCCAACAAATTTGTACGAGCTAAATATTTACTTCAAGTATATACACTAGAAAAATATTAATGTAAGAAATTTATATTAACCCACTTGGGTTGTGATCATTTAATCCCCtcgatcaaaatatttttcacacaTTAATACACACACGTACATATTTATACACTTATCAGTAGTTTTGATATGTCGCTCACTTTTGTGcccaactatatatatatatatatatagacacgcACACATGTGTGTGTAATTAACAATTTAGTTGTTACCAACTAATAAAAGACGTTGCTTAAAATATACTTCCCATGCATGTCGTCGTTACACCAAAGCCTTAAAGTACTGATTTTACTAAACCACCCAATTTACCACTTCCATTGAATCCTAACAGATTCTGAAAGCTTAGTCTCACTAAATGCCAGCAACTTAAAGGAAGATCAGCACTAGAGAAGCTAGAGGCACATGCATTAATTAATGTAAGAGGATTAGATTGATGAATGATCCGAAATTAATGACCAAAAGTGCAGGTTCACTTGCCGGATTATGGGCCGTACGGTGCAGCTTTGGAGTCTTCGGAATGAGATCTGTTTTCTGGAAAATGTGTTTTCGATAATATTTCGTATCCTTTGTATAAGGAGGAAGAGTGAACATTCATGTCAGATCAATTGGCTTGTGCGAAGTATGGAAGAGAAGACTTGAGTTACCAAAAATGGAGATGGCAGCCACATCATTGCAACCTCCCGAGGTACCGTACTCGGTTTCTTCCTTTTGTTTATGTTAATGAAAGAGAATTCTTTAGAAACACAATTCTCTCAGATTAAAACTCATCACCATCGAGCGTCTCTATTGGGTTTTTGTTATAAAAgagtttcaaaatatttataagATCATTAACAATATATTAATCGAGGTCTTTTCACggagtttttcatttttaatcTTGTATCTGAATATAAAGGTTCAATGCCACAACACTATTAAGGAGATTTAGGAATAAAAGGATAGTTTTTGTTGGGGATTCTTTGAATATAGAGGGCAATGGGTATCTATGGTATGTCTTCTTGACAAAGCATGCAATCCCAAAAGGCCAAAAATACATGCACAAGTTGGtctaattttgtttttgataattttagtcACTTCAGTCTTCGTacactaattttatttaatttgtaatttTGGTTTTTTCCAATTGGAGTGCTGACATAATGTCATATATATTGCTGACTTGGCACCAGGTACCACATACGTGTTTGATGGCACTTGAGCACTTCAACGATTAAAGCAATAAAATTGTAAAAGAAACTAAATTATTGCAATAAAACGAAAATTTGATTAACCAGATGACAGAAATCAAAATTATGTCAAGTTACAATATCGATTTTGTTACTCTCCATACATGACATATAATTCCCTCTCTCTGATATGTATGTGAGGTACAGTCTTGTAAAGTATAAAAATTGTAATTTGAACACATCACATGACATGTAATCATTTGAAAGTTAAAGTGGTAAGTAATAGAAACACAAATCCTGACATTTAATTTTGGCATGTTGTTCCTACAATTCTAATGATAGATGGGGTTCGTTTGAGAATTCGGATGGAATCTACAAGGATTTAGACATGCTACGTAGGTACGAAATGACTACGAAACCGTGGTCGGACTGGTTGGAAATCCATGTAAATCGCAGCAAGACTCAATTGTTGTTCATGACCATGTCCCCTACTCATGAAATGTACGTATCACCGTATTAATTATACTCTATCGAACTTCTTCGATCAATTGGTTTTAGAATTGTCCATTAgtgttaaatattttcatatatattgaTTCAGGGCAGAAGAATGGGGAAATTCCATGGGTGAAATTGTCTCGACGAAACGGAACTAATCGCGAAAGAAGGATACCGGTGAAGAGGATCAGATCCTAATATGATGTGAACAGTCGACGAACTGGTTTTGACAAGAAACTGATTTTTTTATGGTCTTTTAATTTAAACTTCAAATTTTAATTGAGgagatttttctttatttttatgtgATTAGTGATATAAGTATTATAGGATCGTTGTAACAATCAGCCACATAACAACAAAAGTTGTGATAAATAGTCAGAAATAAATTGTCATACACCATGATGTAAGGTGATCGAGCACAACCCAACCACTACATTGTCTTACTCAATTTATTAATAcctttatatattttaaatgttaagtTGATAGTAACAttatttttaacaaataaatttGACTTTCTAAGAACCCACGTGAGATTTAGTGACTTCCAACTAAACACAATcacatttttttatgcattctCAAAATTTTGATTAATCTAATACTCATGGCTCCATTGGAAAACACACAAGATCAATTAGCTGATTTTGAATTTTCTCAAATGGGAGTTAGAACATGGAACCTTAGATCCAAGACCCATTACCTTGCAGGCCTCTTCCTCATAGTCTTGGTGACTGCTGCTATTTATAACCTTGCGGGAAACAATGGCGGAATCCCATTAGAGCAAGCAGTGCAGCAGATTGATCGGGAGATCGCAAATGCAACGAGAGAAGAGGAATCGGTACTCGCacataatgataataatgctACTACGGTTTCAAGCTGCGACATGTTTAAGGGAAGATGGGTTTTCGATAATATATCGTTTCCGATGTATAAAGAGCGGGATTGTTCTTTCATGATAGAAGATCATGCTTGTGAAAAGTACGGGAGGAAGGACCTCAAATATCAGCTATGGAGATGGCAGCCTCAGGATTGTGATCTTCCAAGGTTTTTTCTATCTTAAATCGACTCAGAAATATGTAATATTCGATCAGCACCAAGATAAATCATGAACTGTGAGTTAATTCTTGTGTTTGACAAGGTTTAATGGCACTGCGTTTCTGGAGAAAATAAGGGGGAAGAAGCTTGTGTTTGTAGGGGATTCACTGAATAGAAACCAATACATCTCGATGCTTTGCTTGATCGAGTCATCACTTTCTTCATCGGTAAACAAATCAGTGATCAGAAATGGAAATTACTTCGGCTTTAATGCCGTGGTATGTCATAATTTCTAGGCCTTCATCATATATTTTTCAAGTCTTTGAAGCAGAAACTCATGTAAATGTACGTATATGATTGAGATTTTGTTTTCTTGGTTGACTTGAATGTAGGATTACAATGCAAGCATTGGGTTCTATTGGTCTCCGTTTCTAGTCGAATCGAACAATGACGACCCTTTCATCCACCGGCTACAAGACCGGGTGGTAAGAATTAAATCCATCGAGAATCATGGCAGGCACTGGATTGATGCAGATATACTAATCTTTGATTCTTTTATATGGTGGCTGGAGCCAACTATGACCATCTTGTAATTAACCACAATCTTCCTACTTATATATgtaattcaagaaaaaaaatcacatatgtCATATCGATCTTGATCTAAATGACACTGTATCATTGCATCAGATGGGGTTCATTTGGAAGCGACGATGCAATCTACAAAAGAGTCGACACGAGAGAAGAGACGAGGTATCGCGTGTACGAAATTGGATTAAACACATGGTTGGACTGGTTGGAATTCAATATCAACACAACCAAGACAAAATTATTCTTCATGAGCCTGTCCCCTTCTCACAGACTGTATGTGTCCGAAACAATTAATCTTGCATCCCATCTATTTTTTTTTCGCcattttttgaataaaataatacatgCGTCATTAACAATTAATTGTAGGGGTGAGAGTTGGGGTGAAGTGAACAACTGCTACAATACAAGTGAGCCTATTTCGAAAGAAGATTACTGGGGAATCATGTCTGATCGTAGAATGATGCGCGTAGTGGAATCGGCGATCGAGAAACTGGAGTCCAGAGGGATTAAAATACGGTACTTGAACATAACTCATATGTCTGACTATAGAAAAGATGGTCACCCGTCGATTTATAGGAAATTTTTCCATTCGATAAGCGAGGAGCAATTGAAGGATCCTACGAGCTATTCGGATTGTTACCATTGGTGTCTTCCGGGAGTGCCTGATTATTGGAATCAGGTTCTATATGCTCATATTATGAATTCTTGATAAATGTAcagaaaatataatatcatataaataCAATTTTGATTTTTACAACAATTTAAAATGTATATTGGAAATTCATCCTTTTCTTTCTTTGGGTTTGGTATTTGGGAGTTGGTGATTTGTCACTTTTAGTTGGAGGAGCAGATACATTGTACACTTCCACAGCAAAACCATGAAATTCAATTCCGGGGCAATTTTTAATTACCTTGTTACTGAACTTATTTAATGTGAAAGGTATGTATGTTGAAATGTAATTGtcgtgaaaaagtaaaaatttatggcaaaaagtaaaaatctcaaactctcaaaatttaccaaactacacactttataatatttttctctctactcaattgtgattttcttcacaaatgagagatctatttatagaaaatctttacaaataatccaaaaataaaatacatcattacctacatcatcacacactaattttcaatatttacaactcttattttcaacattcaaatattcaatacacacattttaaatattatttttcaacagtaatatatatatacatatttatttatattttttctgACCTATTAGGTTCCATCCGAAAGATGCTTATTCCACCGCAAGTTGTGCTcagaaaaacaaaaagaaaaacacgTTCCGATGCTGATATTTAGGacttttaagtatttaaattgaCAAAGCATGTGCCACAATACTGTTTTGCGATAATCAAGGAAGACTGTCAAAAAAGTCGAGGGATGTCAAAATATAATAGTTTGGACTTTTATtattagttttaaattttttttatttaaaaaggaaaataaatttttattcacTAACTTTTTATTTTAGTCAGTAATAAGTTTTCAAATGTTGGTTTTGTATTATTTTCAGTCTTATTTCATCGGAATGCTTATATAACGCCTAAAATTGCTGTTTATGACACTAAAAACGGTGACATTAATATGACACTAAAAAAGGTGACATTAAATTGAAAATTGGTGACTTTTACGGTAGAAATTAAACCAAAatattcaaaaagaaaaattagtgtatcaaaataataattcaaaaattttgtagACCATAACATAAAATTAGACAAGTTAGTGAGACAAAAATATGAGATTGTTCTTAATATTTGGACATAATAATTATAAagagtgttttttttttaaaaaaaagctcGTAAATCATATACTAAAAAAGCATGGTCTTAAAAAAAGACCTCAAGAAAAGGAAATgcaaatgattaatttatttctCTTTATTATATACATGAACGTGGTGAAAAGATGTGAAGATAGCTCACTTGGATATATTTGTTTAGTTAATTTCAATTTGATGAGTTGTAATATATTTTACTTGAATCCTGTGaaaaatgttgtttaattatattaattctAATTTGGTGGTCTTTTCTTTGATGTGCACGGAAAATTAtagttgttttaattatttttaatatatttgaaaGGTGATTCTTTTTTTAAAGCCACATATATATTGTTATAAAGTCACAAAAATTTAGGAAATGGATTATGATACGAAAGTAGCTACAAAACTAGAAAGAGTATGAGACGGTTTTACGAGTTTATATTTATGAGGCGAATTGACACAATTtatatttaacatgaaaaataatattttttgcataaaaaataatatattgtcATGAGTTTGGTCGGgttagaaatatttttaatgaaattaatctgtgagatgatctcacaagagtttttttgaattagaaataaatgatttatatacaaaATAGATTTATGTTGCCGATGGAATAACAACAGtttttttcttgttgaaaataATAACAGCAGAATTTAATGTTGAAAAAGATGCAGAATTTGAATTCGAAATttacataatttcataaaatttaaaacatatacGTCCCTAAGGTTT encodes:
- the LOC142544752 gene encoding protein trichome birefringence-like 34; amino-acid sequence: MAPLENTQDQLADFEFSQMGVRTWNLRSKTHYLAGLFLIVLVTAAIYNLAGNNGGIPLEQAVQQIDREIANATREEESVLAHNDNNATTVSSCDMFKGRWVFDNISFPMYKERDCSFMIEDHACEKYGRKDLKYQLWRWQPQDCDLPRFNGTAFLEKIRGKKLVFVGDSLNRNQYISMLCLIESSLSSSVNKSVIRNGNYFGFNAVDYNASIGFYWSPFLVESNNDDPFIHRLQDRVVRIKSIENHGRHWIDADILIFDSFIWWLEPTMTILWGSFGSDDAIYKRVDTREETRYRVYEIGLNTWLDWLEFNINTTKTKLFFMSLSPSHRLGESWGEVNNCYNTSEPISKEDYWGIMSDRRMMRVVESAIEKLESRGIKIRYLNITHMSDYRKDGHPSIYRKFFHSISEEQLKDPTSYSDCYHWCLPGVPDYWNQVLYAHIMNS